One stretch of Streptomyces sp. R21 DNA includes these proteins:
- a CDS encoding glycoside hydrolase family 20 protein, translating to MWPSGDSDAPTAGRPSDGKSATSPHRSAAATSSPSPTRSYPLSRTPRTIPAVREHTPARGPGWRPAGGGRVVIDDEELADEGRLLAGELRLSYAGQADARAGDVELGLDGTSTGTESYTLTVKNGRVTIKGPAEAGVFYGTRTLKQEVHGGGTAPEGVVRDRPAKPRRGFMLDIARKHYTAAWIEDRVRELGDLKFNELGLHFSDDQGFRIESDTHPEVVSQPHLTKAEVRRILALAASRHITVVPEIDSPGHLGAVIAAHGDLQLRNTRGIATRGTLDISKPAAAKVVDELLNEYAGLFPGAYWHLGGDEYQALTVSDPEASYPQLAAAARNKYGSAAGISDLATGWLNDRADVVHGHDRTPRAWNDGFFRGSRVQPEGDLEVAYWTGKEIGARQPVEYLSAGRKLINYNDEYLYYVLGQPQTFVYPTGQRIYEQWTPRVVRGTTPVPARYDGQILGGVFAVWGDFPNAQTQAQVAAGIRMPLRATVQKLWNSSEPPLSWADFRKLADRLG from the coding sequence ATGTGGCCGAGCGGTGACAGCGACGCGCCCACGGCGGGCCGTCCGTCGGACGGCAAGTCCGCCACGTCGCCCCACCGCTCCGCCGCCGCTACCTCCAGTCCGTCGCCGACCCGCAGTTACCCCCTGTCGAGGACACCCCGCACGATCCCCGCCGTGCGCGAGCACACCCCGGCCCGCGGACCGGGCTGGCGCCCGGCGGGCGGCGGCCGCGTCGTGATCGACGACGAGGAACTCGCCGACGAGGGCCGGCTGCTCGCCGGGGAGCTCAGGCTCTCGTACGCGGGGCAGGCGGATGCCCGTGCCGGGGATGTCGAGCTCGGCCTCGACGGCACGTCCACGGGCACCGAGTCGTACACGCTCACCGTCAAAAACGGCCGGGTCACCATCAAGGGCCCGGCCGAGGCGGGCGTCTTCTACGGCACGCGCACCCTCAAGCAGGAGGTCCACGGCGGCGGTACGGCGCCCGAGGGCGTCGTCCGCGACCGGCCGGCCAAGCCGCGGCGCGGGTTCATGCTCGACATCGCGCGCAAGCACTACACGGCGGCCTGGATCGAGGACCGGGTCCGCGAGCTGGGTGACCTGAAGTTCAACGAGCTCGGGCTGCACTTCTCCGACGACCAGGGCTTCCGCATCGAGTCCGACACGCACCCCGAGGTGGTGTCGCAGCCGCACCTCACCAAGGCCGAGGTCCGCCGCATTCTCGCGCTCGCCGCGAGCCGGCACATCACCGTCGTCCCCGAGATCGACTCGCCCGGCCATCTGGGCGCCGTGATCGCCGCGCACGGAGACCTCCAGCTGCGCAACACCCGGGGCATCGCCACGCGGGGCACCCTCGACATCTCCAAGCCCGCGGCGGCGAAGGTCGTCGACGAGCTGCTGAACGAGTACGCCGGTCTGTTCCCCGGCGCGTACTGGCACCTCGGCGGCGACGAGTACCAGGCGCTGACGGTGTCCGACCCGGAGGCGTCATACCCGCAGCTCGCCGCCGCCGCGAGGAACAAGTACGGCTCGGCCGCGGGGATCTCCGACCTGGCGACCGGCTGGCTCAACGACCGGGCCGACGTGGTGCACGGGCACGACCGGACGCCGCGGGCCTGGAACGACGGGTTCTTCCGCGGGAGCCGGGTGCAGCCGGAGGGTGACCTCGAAGTCGCGTACTGGACCGGCAAGGAGATCGGCGCCCGGCAGCCCGTCGAGTACCTGAGCGCGGGCCGCAAGCTGATCAACTACAACGACGAGTACCTCTATTACGTGCTCGGCCAGCCGCAGACCTTCGTCTACCCGACCGGGCAGCGCATCTACGAGCAGTGGACCCCGCGCGTCGTCCGCGGCACGACACCCGTCCCCGCGCGGTACGACGGCCAGATCCTCGGCGGCGTCTTCGCGGTCTGGGGCGACTTCCCGAACGCGCAGACGCAGGCCCAGGTCGCGGCCGGCATCCGGATGCCGCTGCGCGCCACCGTCCAGAAGCTGTGGAACTCGAGCGAACCGCCGCTGTCCTGGGCGGACTTCAGGAAGCTGGCGGACCGGCTGGGGTAG
- a CDS encoding 2-oxo-4-hydroxy-4-carboxy-5-ureidoimidazoline decarboxylase, whose translation MDPFNSASAEAAERALLTCLRSLRWAHRLADHRPYPDLDALLAAADEAAYDLTPSDLAEALAGESLPTLPEDAYGAAHMALNAAHAAYEARFGHAFVIYLGDTPEGEALDHALAGIRSRLTNDPEEERVVAAEELRRLARGRLVRLLRGAGNSATNHDEPALGR comes from the coding sequence CTGGACCCGTTCAACTCCGCGTCCGCCGAAGCCGCCGAGCGTGCCCTGCTCACCTGCCTCCGCAGCCTGCGCTGGGCCCACCGCCTCGCCGACCACCGTCCCTACCCCGACCTGGACGCCCTGCTCGCCGCAGCCGACGAGGCGGCCTACGACCTGACCCCGTCCGACCTCGCGGAGGCCCTGGCCGGCGAGTCCCTCCCGACCCTGCCCGAGGACGCGTACGGGGCGGCCCACATGGCGCTGAACGCGGCACACGCGGCGTACGAGGCCCGATTCGGGCACGCGTTCGTCATCTACCTGGGTGACACGCCCGAGGGCGAGGCGCTTGACCACGCCCTGGCGGGCATCCGGTCACGATTGACAAACGATCCGGAGGAGGAGCGGGTCGTGGCCGCCGAAGAGCTACGGCGCCTGGCGAGAGGGCGGCTCGTGAGGCTACTCAGGGGCGCGGGGAACAGCGCGACAAACCACGACGAGCCCGCACTCGGCAGATAA
- the sdhC gene encoding succinate dehydrogenase, cytochrome b556 subunit yields the protein MPAGTLYRGREGMWSWVAHRVTGVLIFFFLFVHVLDTALVRVSPEDYDKVVATYKTPIVALLEYGLVAAILFHALNGLRVIAVDFWSKGPRYQKQMLWSVVGIWVVLMAGALYPVLGHAFREVFGS from the coding sequence GTGCCGGCTGGAACGCTGTACCGCGGCCGGGAAGGAATGTGGTCCTGGGTGGCTCATCGAGTCACCGGCGTCCTCATCTTCTTCTTCCTGTTCGTACACGTGCTGGACACCGCTCTCGTGCGTGTCTCCCCCGAGGACTACGACAAGGTCGTAGCCACGTACAAGACGCCGATCGTCGCGCTCCTGGAATACGGCCTCGTCGCCGCGATCCTCTTCCACGCGCTCAACGGTCTGCGTGTCATCGCCGTCGACTTCTGGTCCAAGGGCCCGCGGTACCAGAAGCAGATGCTCTGGTCCGTCGTCGGTATCTGGGTCGTGCTGATGGCCGGGGCCCTGTACCCCGTCCTCGGTCACGCATTCCGCGAAGTCTTCGGGAGCTGA
- a CDS encoding succinate dehydrogenase hydrophobic membrane anchor subunit has translation MSTTETATSGIGPVEGAGVSAYDVDNPAPLIEAPRKRTKKTPKSTRGNFEMYGWLFMRLSGVVLVVLVIGHLLIQLVLDGGVSKIGFAFVAGRWANPWWQVWDLAMLWLAMLHGANGLRTVINDYAERANTRLWLKGLLYTATVFTILLGTLVIFTFDPNIR, from the coding sequence ATGTCCACCACTGAAACCGCCACCTCCGGCATCGGGCCCGTCGAGGGCGCGGGAGTGTCGGCGTACGACGTCGACAACCCGGCGCCGCTCATCGAGGCCCCGCGCAAGCGGACCAAGAAGACCCCCAAGTCCACCCGTGGCAACTTCGAGATGTACGGCTGGCTGTTCATGCGCCTGTCGGGCGTCGTGCTGGTCGTCCTGGTCATCGGGCACCTGCTGATCCAGCTCGTCCTGGACGGCGGCGTCTCCAAGATCGGCTTCGCCTTCGTGGCCGGCCGCTGGGCGAACCCCTGGTGGCAGGTCTGGGACCTGGCCATGCTGTGGCTCGCGATGCTGCACGGCGCCAACGGCCTGCGCACGGTCATCAACGACTACGCGGAGCGCGCGAACACACGCCTGTGGCTGAAGGGCCTGCTCTACACCGCCACGGTGTTCACGATCCTGCTGGGCACGCTGGTGATCTTCACCTTCGACCCGAACATCCGCTAG
- the sdhA gene encoding succinate dehydrogenase flavoprotein subunit — protein sequence MKIHKYDTVIVGAGGAGMRAAIESTKRSRTAVLTKLYPTRSHTGAAQGGMAAALANVEEDNWEWHTFDTVKGGDYLVDQDAAEILAKEAIDSVLDLEKMGLPFNRTPDGTIDQRRFGGHSRNHGEAPVRRSCYAADRTGHMILQTLYQNCVKEGVEFFNEFYVLDQLIVEVDGVKHSAGVVAYELATGEIHVFQAKAVIYASGGTGKFFKVTSNAHTLTGDGQAAVYRRGLPLEDMEFFQFHPTGIWRMGILLTEGARGEGGILRNKDGERFMEKYAPVMKDLASRDVVSRSIYTEIREGRGCGPEGDHVYLDLTHLPPEQLDAKLPDITEFARTYLGIEPYTDPIPIQPTAHYAMGGIPTNVAGEVLSDNTTVVPGLYAAGEVACVSVHGANRLGTNSLLDINVFGKRAGIAAAEYSAKVDAHVELPEDPASQVVEQVEHLRSSTGTERVAEIRRELQECMDANVMVFRTEQTIKTAVEKIAELRERYKNVSIQDKGKRFNTDLLEAIELGNLLDLAEVMAVSALARKESRGGHYREDYPNRDDVNFMRHTMAYREVGDDGTESIRLDYKPVVQTRYQPMERKY from the coding sequence ATGAAGATCCACAAGTACGACACCGTCATCGTCGGCGCCGGTGGCGCGGGCATGCGCGCGGCCATCGAGTCGACGAAGCGCAGCCGCACCGCCGTCCTGACGAAGCTCTACCCCACCCGCTCCCACACGGGCGCGGCGCAGGGCGGCATGGCCGCCGCGCTCGCCAACGTGGAGGAGGACAACTGGGAGTGGCACACCTTCGACACGGTCAAGGGCGGTGACTACCTGGTCGACCAGGACGCCGCCGAGATCCTGGCGAAGGAGGCCATCGACTCCGTCCTCGACCTGGAGAAGATGGGCCTGCCGTTCAACCGGACGCCCGACGGGACGATCGACCAGCGCCGCTTCGGCGGTCACTCGCGCAACCACGGCGAGGCCCCGGTCCGCCGGTCCTGCTACGCCGCGGACCGCACCGGCCACATGATCCTCCAGACGCTGTACCAGAACTGCGTCAAGGAGGGCGTGGAGTTCTTCAACGAGTTCTACGTCCTCGACCAGCTCATCGTCGAGGTCGACGGCGTCAAGCACTCCGCCGGCGTCGTGGCGTACGAGCTGGCGACCGGCGAGATCCACGTCTTCCAGGCGAAGGCCGTGATCTACGCGTCCGGCGGCACCGGCAAGTTCTTCAAGGTGACGTCGAACGCGCACACGCTGACGGGTGACGGCCAGGCGGCGGTCTACCGTCGCGGGCTGCCGCTGGAGGACATGGAGTTCTTCCAGTTCCACCCGACCGGCATCTGGCGCATGGGCATCCTGCTGACGGAGGGCGCCCGCGGTGAGGGCGGCATCCTCCGCAACAAGGACGGCGAGCGCTTCATGGAGAAGTACGCGCCGGTCATGAAGGACCTCGCGTCCCGTGACGTCGTCTCGCGCTCCATCTACACGGAGATCCGCGAGGGTCGTGGCTGCGGCCCCGAGGGTGACCACGTCTACCTGGACCTGACGCACCTTCCCCCGGAGCAGCTCGACGCCAAGCTCCCGGACATCACCGAGTTCGCGCGCACCTACCTCGGCATCGAGCCCTACACGGACCCGATCCCGATCCAGCCCACCGCGCACTACGCCATGGGCGGCATCCCGACGAACGTCGCGGGTGAGGTCCTGTCGGACAACACGACCGTCGTCCCGGGCCTGTACGCCGCCGGTGAGGTCGCCTGTGTGTCCGTGCACGGCGCCAACCGCCTCGGCACGAACTCGCTCCTCGACATCAACGTGTTCGGCAAGCGCGCGGGTATCGCCGCGGCGGAGTACTCGGCCAAGGTCGACGCGCACGTCGAGCTGCCCGAGGACCCGGCGTCGCAGGTCGTCGAGCAGGTCGAGCACCTGCGCTCGTCCACGGGCACCGAGCGGGTCGCGGAGATCCGCCGGGAGCTCCAGGAGTGCATGGACGCCAACGTGATGGTGTTCCGCACCGAGCAGACGATCAAGACGGCGGTCGAGAAGATCGCGGAGCTGCGCGAGCGCTACAAGAACGTCTCGATCCAGGACAAGGGCAAGCGGTTCAACACGGACCTCCTCGAGGCCATCGAGCTGGGCAACCTGCTCGACCTCGCCGAGGTCATGGCGGTCTCCGCGCTGGCCCGCAAGGAGTCCCGCGGCGGTCACTACCGCGAGGACTACCCGAACCGCGACGACGTCAACTTCATGCGCCACACCATGGCGTACCGCGAGGTCGGCGACGACGGCACCGAGTCCATCCGTCTCGACTACAAGCCGGTCGTCCAGACCCGCTACCAGCCGATGGAGCGTAAGTACTGA
- a CDS encoding succinate dehydrogenase iron-sulfur subunit, with protein MATPTLDKEDAKPEAGFADSPYITVTFRVRRFNPEVSAEAAWEDFQLEIDPKERVLDALHKIKWDLDGSLTFRRSCAHGICGSDAMRINGKNRLACKTLIKDINPEKPITVEAIKGLTVLKDLVVDMEPFFQAYRDVMPFLITKDTNEPTRERLQTAEDRERFDDTTKCILCAACTSSCPVFWNDGQYFGPAAIVNAHRFIFDSRDEAGEQRLEILNDKDGVWRCRTTFNCTDACPRGIEVTKAIAEVKKALITRRF; from the coding sequence ATGGCTACCCCGACCCTCGACAAGGAAGACGCAAAGCCCGAGGCGGGCTTCGCCGACTCGCCGTACATCACGGTCACCTTCCGCGTCCGTCGCTTCAACCCCGAAGTCTCGGCCGAGGCGGCCTGGGAAGACTTCCAGCTGGAGATCGACCCGAAGGAGCGTGTCCTCGACGCGCTGCACAAGATCAAGTGGGACCTGGACGGCTCGCTGACCTTCCGTCGTTCCTGCGCGCACGGCATCTGCGGCTCGGACGCCATGCGGATCAACGGCAAGAACCGCCTTGCCTGCAAGACGCTGATCAAGGACATCAACCCTGAGAAGCCCATCACGGTCGAGGCCATCAAGGGCCTCACGGTCCTGAAGGACCTGGTCGTGGACATGGAGCCGTTCTTCCAGGCGTACCGCGACGTCATGCCCTTCCTCATCACGAAGGACACGAACGAGCCGACGCGCGAGCGTCTGCAGACGGCCGAGGACCGCGAGCGCTTCGACGACACGACGAAGTGCATCCTCTGCGCCGCCTGCACCTCCTCGTGCCCGGTGTTCTGGAACGACGGCCAGTACTTCGGCCCGGCCGCCATCGTGAACGCCCACCGCTTCATCTTCGACTCGCGTGACGAGGCCGGGGAGCAGCGCCTGGAGATCCTCAACGACAAGGACGGCGTGTGGCGTTGCCGCACGACGTTCAACTGCACGGACGCCTGCCCGCGCGGTATCGAGGTCACGAAGGCGATCGCCGAGGTGAAGAAGGCGCTGATCACTCGGCGTTTCTGA
- a CDS encoding Uma2 family endonuclease, whose amino-acid sequence MSPAPVERPHDDRPLTAEANRLMDRNPGYRVEIIGGQILVSPPPDGPHAEALTSLPVPFLAAGLHTSETRVLQGIGLWLPSGTEDYAIPDLSVVDADYRDSYVENNCYDPICFRLVVEVTSTNYQSDLRTKVSAYAEAMVPVYAVIDRKYQRLHVLTAPDKATYASHRVHAPGELVTLPDSIGAKVTLDVTEILTAGQPKRD is encoded by the coding sequence ATGTCCCCAGCACCTGTCGAGCGGCCCCACGACGACCGTCCGCTGACCGCGGAGGCGAACCGTCTCATGGACCGCAACCCGGGCTACCGCGTCGAGATCATCGGGGGCCAGATCCTCGTGTCCCCGCCCCCGGACGGCCCGCACGCCGAGGCCCTCACCAGTCTCCCCGTTCCCTTCCTGGCGGCCGGGCTGCACACCTCGGAGACACGCGTACTGCAGGGGATCGGCCTCTGGCTCCCCAGTGGCACGGAGGACTACGCGATCCCCGACCTGTCGGTGGTGGATGCCGATTACCGGGACAGCTACGTCGAGAACAACTGCTACGACCCCATCTGCTTTCGCCTGGTCGTCGAAGTCACATCCACCAACTACCAGTCCGATCTACGCACCAAGGTCTCCGCATACGCTGAGGCGATGGTTCCGGTCTACGCCGTCATTGACCGCAAGTACCAGCGGCTGCACGTCCTGACCGCCCCGGACAAGGCCACGTACGCCAGCCACCGCGTCCACGCCCCCGGCGAACTGGTCACCCTCCCCGACTCCATCGGCGCCAAGGTCACCCTGGACGTGACGGAGATCCTCACCGCCGGGCAGCCGAAGCGGGACTGA
- a CDS encoding VOC family protein: MSDEESYELLGFDHVLVPVGDLEEAVGFYERVGFPVAFRLDEAGIVLLKVGKETPGVLLRLEEELSRRQPVWASPRVWLEVRDTRAKAEALRTAGLDLLAEPFSCATGWTVEVADPWGNVIGFTDYSKRPELARVA, from the coding sequence ATGTCAGATGAAGAGTCGTACGAGCTGCTCGGTTTCGATCACGTGCTGGTGCCGGTCGGGGACCTCGAGGAGGCGGTGGGGTTCTACGAGCGGGTCGGGTTTCCGGTGGCGTTTCGGCTCGACGAGGCCGGGATCGTGCTGCTGAAAGTGGGCAAGGAGACGCCGGGGGTGCTGTTGCGGCTGGAGGAGGAGCTCAGTCGGCGGCAGCCCGTGTGGGCCTCGCCGCGGGTGTGGCTGGAGGTTCGGGACACCCGCGCGAAGGCCGAGGCGCTCCGCACGGCCGGCCTGGACCTCCTCGCCGAGCCCTTCTCCTGCGCCACCGGGTGGACCGTCGAGGTCGCCGACCCCTGGGGGAACGTCATCGGATTCACCGACTACAGCAAGCGGCCCGAGCTGGCCCGGGTCGCGTAG
- a CDS encoding thiol-disulfide oxidoreductase DCC family protein yields the protein MKLAAHTATDDRGAARVPVRGLTVLYDAQCSLCAHVRDWLGKQRQLVPLELVAAGSEEARRRFPSLDHRATLDDITVVGDAGQVYRGSAAWVVTLWALREHRPLAHRLSTPAGARLARGAALAAAKWRGAQWQGERGGGAYQWGDGWAYDPSRGWTYTAPGCDDGSCRTR from the coding sequence ATGAAGCTCGCTGCTCACACAGCGACCGACGACCGGGGCGCCGCGCGCGTCCCGGTCCGCGGGCTCACCGTCCTCTACGACGCGCAGTGCTCGCTCTGCGCCCACGTCCGCGACTGGCTCGGCAAGCAGCGCCAGCTCGTGCCGCTGGAGCTGGTCGCCGCCGGATCCGAGGAGGCCCGGCGGCGCTTCCCCTCGCTCGACCACCGCGCCACGCTCGACGACATCACCGTCGTCGGGGACGCGGGGCAGGTCTACCGGGGCTCCGCCGCCTGGGTCGTCACCCTGTGGGCGCTGCGCGAGCACCGCCCGCTCGCCCACCGGCTGAGCACCCCGGCCGGCGCCAGGCTCGCCCGGGGCGCGGCGCTCGCGGCCGCCAAGTGGCGGGGGGCGCAGTGGCAGGGGGAGCGGGGCGGCGGCGCCTACCAGTGGGGCGACGGGTGGGCGTACGACCCGAGCCGTGGGTGGACGTACACGGCTCCGGGTTGTGACGACGGCTCCTGCCGCACTCGTTAG
- a CDS encoding TetR family transcriptional regulator codes for MSHGPAGDGDGDGSAPSKSEQTRALILETAMRLFQERGYDKTTMRAIAQEAGVSVGNAYYYFAGKEHLIQGFYDRLAAEHRVAVREVLDRETDLEARISGVLRTWLDIATPYHEFAVQFFKNAADPDSPLSPFSAESEHAREEAISVHREVLAGAKTKVPAELRDILPELMWLSQMGLVLYWVFDRTEGRERSYRLAARGARLTTRGVVLARFRVLRPLVLEVHDLFTDFLPGMTNALPDPAKRAAEGSKSTGSKSEGNKSEGRKKGRPSSRTKTSAPEPD; via the coding sequence ATGAGCCACGGCCCGGCCGGTGACGGCGACGGTGACGGCAGTGCGCCCAGCAAGTCCGAGCAGACCCGCGCGCTGATCCTGGAGACGGCGATGCGGCTGTTCCAGGAGCGGGGGTACGACAAGACGACGATGCGGGCCATCGCCCAGGAGGCCGGTGTCTCCGTGGGCAACGCCTACTACTACTTCGCCGGCAAGGAGCACCTGATCCAGGGCTTCTACGACCGGCTCGCCGCCGAGCACCGCGTGGCCGTGCGTGAGGTGCTGGACCGTGAGACGGATCTGGAGGCCCGGATCTCCGGGGTGCTCAGGACGTGGCTCGACATCGCCACGCCGTACCACGAGTTCGCGGTGCAGTTCTTCAAGAACGCCGCCGACCCGGACAGCCCCCTCAGCCCCTTCTCCGCCGAGTCGGAGCACGCGCGCGAGGAGGCCATCAGCGTCCACCGCGAGGTGCTGGCCGGGGCGAAGACGAAGGTCCCGGCGGAACTGCGGGACATCCTCCCGGAGTTGATGTGGCTCTCCCAGATGGGCCTCGTCCTGTACTGGGTCTTCGACCGCACGGAGGGCCGCGAGCGCAGCTACCGGCTCGCCGCACGCGGTGCCCGCCTCACCACCCGGGGCGTCGTGCTCGCCCGTTTCCGGGTCCTGCGCCCGCTCGTCCTCGAAGTCCACGACCTCTTCACGGACTTCCTGCCCGGCATGACCAACGCCCTTCCGGACCCGGCCAAGAGAGCCGCCGAAGGCAGCAAGTCCACAGGCAGCAAGTCCGAAGGCAATAAGTCCGAGGGCAGGAAAAAGGGGCGCCCGTCGTCGCGAACGAAGACGAGCGCCCCGGAGCCCGACTGA
- a CDS encoding MMPL family transporter, with protein sequence MARWCYRHRLVVLLLWVGALFGLGFAASTAGTSYANVFSLPNTDSKSAFDLMEKAFPASAGDTDTVVWKVDEGTVRDQAVRSRIQPALDEIGKMKGVGGVTSPYAGDAGAAQISKDGRIAYAQITFTEQANGVEKDLIQNVVDTAQKAENSGLKVELGGQAIQRVEEPPQGIAEVVGLAAAAIVLFLAFGSLFAMLLPIAIAIFAVGTGLFSTQLLSHVTDVPEVAPLLASLIGLGVGIDYALFIVTRHRRGILRGMQPEESMATALNTSGRAVLFAGGTVCIALAGMLVTNLRFLDGVVIGTSLTVVLSVIASVTLLPALLGFLGPRVLSRKQRRKLAAEGPEPERTSGLANRWSGTVQKRPRSIAAMALVVMAVLALPVLSLRLGASDQGNNDASSTTRKAYDLLAEGFGPGFNGPLQVVTQGGDTSALVKGIQGTDGVARVAALPPANGVTVIQVVPTTSPQSVKTDQLIDTLRDEVIPDAGVKAHVGGVTAIFKDFASVTGDRLPYFIATIIGLGFLLLMVAFRSIVVPLTAALMNLIAAAASFGVLVAIFQWGWGLDLLGLGKEGPIQAFLPVIMLSLLFGLSMDYQVFLVSRMHEEWVHTKDNARAVRVGLAETSRVINSAALIMVCVFLAFVLSGDSGAAMAGVGLAAAVALDAFILRTALVPAAMHLLGNSNWWLPAWLDKRMPHLAVEPKEDADTEPGPADGGASAVHGFVRDTDGVPVEGASVTLLSKGGRQLDRVASLADGSYILSVPTPGTYLLAVSAAAYGSRARHVIVNGEPLVHDVELAEGGVDAVN encoded by the coding sequence TTGGCGCGGTGGTGCTATCGGCATCGGCTGGTGGTCCTGTTGCTGTGGGTGGGGGCGCTGTTCGGACTGGGCTTCGCGGCATCGACCGCGGGCACGTCCTATGCGAACGTCTTCTCCCTTCCGAACACGGACTCCAAGAGTGCGTTCGACCTGATGGAGAAGGCTTTCCCGGCCAGTGCCGGCGACACCGACACGGTGGTGTGGAAGGTCGACGAGGGAACGGTCCGTGACCAGGCCGTACGGTCCCGGATCCAGCCCGCACTCGACGAGATCGGCAAGATGAAGGGCGTCGGCGGGGTCACCTCCCCGTACGCGGGCGACGCGGGCGCGGCGCAGATCAGCAAGGACGGGCGGATCGCCTACGCCCAGATCACCTTCACGGAGCAGGCCAACGGCGTCGAGAAGGATCTGATCCAGAACGTCGTCGACACCGCGCAGAAGGCCGAGAACAGCGGTCTGAAGGTCGAGTTGGGCGGCCAGGCGATCCAGCGTGTCGAGGAGCCGCCGCAGGGTATCGCCGAGGTGGTCGGTCTCGCGGCGGCGGCCATCGTGCTGTTCCTGGCCTTCGGCTCGCTCTTCGCGATGCTGCTGCCGATCGCCATCGCGATCTTCGCCGTCGGCACCGGACTGTTCTCCACCCAGCTGCTCAGCCATGTCACGGACGTACCCGAAGTGGCCCCGTTGCTGGCCTCGTTGATCGGGCTCGGCGTCGGCATCGACTACGCCCTGTTCATCGTCACCCGGCACCGGCGCGGCATCCTGCGGGGCATGCAGCCGGAGGAGTCGATGGCCACCGCCCTCAACACCTCCGGCCGGGCCGTGCTGTTCGCGGGCGGCACCGTGTGCATCGCCCTCGCCGGAATGCTGGTGACGAACCTGCGCTTCCTGGACGGCGTGGTCATCGGCACCTCGCTCACGGTCGTCCTCAGCGTGATCGCGTCGGTCACCCTGCTGCCGGCGCTGCTCGGCTTCCTCGGCCCGCGGGTGCTCAGCCGCAAGCAGCGGCGCAAGCTGGCTGCCGAAGGGCCCGAGCCGGAGCGCACCAGCGGTCTCGCGAACCGCTGGTCGGGGACCGTGCAGAAGCGCCCGCGCTCGATCGCCGCGATGGCCCTGGTCGTCATGGCCGTCCTCGCGCTGCCCGTGCTGTCGCTGCGGCTCGGCGCCAGCGACCAGGGCAACAACGACGCGTCGTCGACGACCAGGAAGGCGTACGACCTGCTCGCGGAGGGCTTCGGCCCCGGCTTCAACGGGCCGCTCCAGGTCGTCACGCAGGGCGGTGACACGTCCGCGCTGGTGAAGGGCATCCAGGGGACCGACGGGGTCGCCCGGGTCGCCGCGCTGCCGCCCGCGAACGGCGTGACGGTGATCCAGGTCGTCCCGACCACCTCACCGCAGTCCGTGAAGACCGACCAGCTCATCGACACCCTGCGCGACGAGGTGATCCCCGACGCGGGGGTCAAGGCGCATGTCGGCGGCGTGACCGCGATCTTCAAGGACTTCGCGTCCGTGACCGGGGACCGGCTGCCGTACTTCATCGCGACCATCATCGGCCTCGGCTTCCTGCTCCTGATGGTCGCCTTCCGCTCGATCGTGGTGCCCCTGACGGCCGCGCTGATGAACCTGATCGCGGCCGCCGCGTCCTTCGGCGTACTCGTGGCGATCTTCCAGTGGGGCTGGGGCCTGGACCTGCTCGGCCTCGGCAAGGAGGGCCCGATCCAGGCCTTCCTGCCCGTCATCATGCTCTCGCTGCTCTTCGGCCTCTCCATGGACTACCAGGTGTTCCTGGTCAGCCGCATGCACGAGGAGTGGGTCCACACGAAGGACAACGCGCGCGCGGTGCGGGTGGGTCTCGCCGAGACCAGCCGCGTCATCAACTCCGCCGCCCTGATCATGGTCTGCGTCTTCCTCGCCTTCGTGCTCAGCGGCGACTCGGGCGCGGCGATGGCGGGCGTCGGACTCGCGGCGGCGGTGGCACTCGACGCGTTCATCCTGCGTACGGCGCTGGTGCCGGCCGCGATGCACCTGCTCGGCAACTCCAACTGGTGGCTGCCGGCCTGGCTGGACAAGCGGATGCCGCACCTCGCGGTGGAGCCGAAGGAGGACGCCGACACGGAGCCGGGTCCGGCCGACGGCGGCGCGAGCGCGGTGCACGGCTTCGTCCGGGACACCGACGGGGTGCCTGTCGAGGGCGCGTCCGTCACCCTGCTGTCGAAGGGCGGCCGTCAGCTGGACCGGGTCGCGTCCCTCGCCGACGGTTCGTACATCCTCTCGGTACCGACGCCGGGGACGTACCTCCTGGCGGTGTCGGCGGCCGCGTACGGCTCCCGCGCCCGGCACGTGATCGTGAACGGGGAGCCGCTGGTGCACGACGTGGAGCTGGCCGAGGGAGGGGTCGACGCGGTGAACTGA